Proteins from a genomic interval of Corvus moneduloides isolate bCorMon1 chromosome 6, bCorMon1.pri, whole genome shotgun sequence:
- the RIOX1 gene encoding ribosomal oxygenase 1 codes for MEHALPGQTRGLHPVRGALPAEAAGWGVAAMAAEQRRELGRLSALAVYRRVAGRGRMERRRRGAPLPAGRKRAKARPRRDRAGGGGSEPETPPQQPPPAALPSRVELPAEAPVELRPGAAAAGPDAKPRGGPAAMPGGPRQAGGDGGGVSELLRRLARLEDSRQRAAELFRWLLAPVAPAEFLGRHWERAPLLVRRGDPGYYAGLFSTADFDAALRRGEVHFGTHLDVTSYAEGMRETHNPSGRALPAVVWDFYQNGCSLRLLCPQAFSPTVWHFLSILQEQFGSMAGANTYLTPPNTQGFAPHYDDIEAFVLQLEGKKHWRVYSPRTDAEVLPQFSSANLTQAELGEPVLETVLEAGDLLYFPRGFIHQGNCLPDAHSLHITVSSYQRNSWGDFLEKLLPAALQMALEEDVEFRRGLPMDYLRYMGVANSDTVDARRTAFVEKVQSLIKKLVDYAPIDAAVDQRAKSFLHDCLPPVLTQSEKVQSVYGFPARWQDGGPCNVDILITKDTEVRLLRHGIVRLCNEESGVMLYYTTENSRVYHKEEPKFFELDPEYTDSIEFLLSSYPNHVSVDNLPCETLEEKISLATLLFEKGILITKKPLAQV; via the coding sequence ATGGAACACGCCCTTCCGGGGCAGACGCGCGGGCTCCATCCCGTGCGCGGGGCGCTCCCGGCGGAAGCGGCGGGGTGGGGCGTGGCGGCCATGGCGGCGGAGCAGCGGCGGGAGCTGGGGCGACTCTCGGCACTCGCCGTGTACCGCCGGGTGGCGGGGCGCGGGCGGATGGAGCGGCGCCGCCGCGGGGCGCCGCTGCCCGCCGGCCGCAAGCGGGCCAAGGCCCGCCCGAGGCGCGACCGGGCGGGAGGAGGCGGCTCGGAGCCGGAGACGCCGCCgcagcagccgccgcccgccgcgctcccgAGCCGCGTGGAGCTCCCTGCGGAGGCCCCCGTGGAGCTccggcccggggcggcggcTGCCGGGCCTGACGCGAAGCCGCGGGGTGGTCCCGCGGCGATGCCGGGCGGCCCGCGGCAGGCGGGGGGGGACGGCGGTGGCGTGTCGGAGCTGCTGCGGCGGCTGGCGCGGCTGGAGGACAGCCGGCAGCGGGCGGCCGAGCTCTTCCGCTGGCTGCTGGCCCCAGTGGCGCCGGCGGAGTTCCTGGGGCGGCACTGGGAGCGGGCGCCGCTGCTGGTGCGGCGGGGCGACCCCGGCTACTACGCGGGGCTCTTCTCCACGGCCGACTTCGACGCCGCCCTGCGACGCGGAGAGGTTCACTTCGGCACCCACCTAGATGTGACCAGCTATGCCGAGGGGATGCGGGAGACACACAACCCCTCCGGCAGAGCCCTGCCCGCCGTCGTGTGGGACTTCTACCAGAATGGCTGCTCCCTGCGCCTCCTCTGCCCGCAGGCCTTCTCCCCCACCGTCTGGCActtcctctccatcctgcagGAGCAGTTTGGCAGCATGGCAGGGGCCAACACCTACCTCACACCCCCGAATACGCAGGGCTTTGCCCCCCACTATGATGACATCGAGgcctttgtgctgcagctggaggggaaGAAGCACTGGCGTGTCTACAGCCCCCGGACAGATGCCGAGGTGCTGCCCCAGTTCTCCAGCGCAAATCTCACGCAGGCTGAACTTGGTGAGCCCGTGCTGGAGACAGTGTTAGAGGCCGGGGACCTGCTGTACTTCCCCCGTGGCTTTATCCACCAGGGCAATTGTCTCCCTGATGCGCATTCGCTCCACATCACTGTGTCTTCCTACCAGAGGAATTCCTGGGGGGACTTTCTGGAGAAGCTActcccagctgccctgcagaTGGCCCTGGAGGAAGACGTGGAGTTCCGACGAGGGCTTCCCATGGACTACCTGCGGTATATGGGGGTGGCTAACTCAGACACAGTCGATGCTCGCCGAACAGCCTTTGTGGAGAAGGTGCAGAGCCTGATAAAGAAACTTGTTGACTATGCACCCATCGACGCTGCTGTGGATCAGAGAGCCAAGTCGTTTCTTCATGACTGTCTCCCTCCAGTGCTCACACAAAGTGAAAAGGTGCAGAGTGTCTATGGCTTCCCAGCACGGTGGCAAGATGGAGGCCCATGCAATGTTGATATCCTGATAACAAAAGACACCGAAGTACGCCTGCTCCGTCATGGCATTGTTAGACTGTGTAATGAAGAATCCGGTGTGATGCTGTACTACACAACAGAAAACTCAAGAGTGTATCATAAGGAAGAACCCAAGTTCTTTGAGCTAGATCCCGAGTATACAGACAGTATCGAATTTCTCCTGTCTTCCTATCCAAATCACGTCAGTGTGGATAACCTTCCATGTGAAACCTTGGAGGAAAAGATTTCTCTAGCTACACTTCTGTTTGAGAAGGGTATTCTGATTACAAAGAAGCCTCTGGCACAAGTCTAA
- the LOC116445829 gene encoding acyl-coenzyme A thioesterase 1-like: MWQVSARCVCRASSRACQRRLPWPGPAPAAPRSRSPAWSLGTAPAHGLSSMAASIRLSPAARSLFDEPLAIAVQGLGPRQQVTLRTSLRDETGQLFQASARYQAGDDGELDLTRCPALPGGSFSGLEPMGLLWALQPQKPFWRLVKRDVQSPFLLQLEVFEGHGELPGRLLAQEQHERVFLRDGVRRVPVRQGRIRATLFLPPGNGPFPGIIDLYGTGGGLPEYRACLLANYGFAVLALAFYGYEDLPKEMKEFHLEYFEEAVNYMLQHAQVKGPGIGLLGHSKGGDLCISMASFLKGIAATALINGSVANVGAVLRYKDITIPPLGANLKRIKVSKSGIADIIDVLNNPLEGPDQQSFIPLEKAECCFLFIVGQDDHNWKSEFFAVEGSKRLQAHGKEKPEILCYPGAGHYIEPPFFPMCAASMHLLFGKPVIWGGEPKAHCKAQIDAWQHIQAFFHKHLTGKPSGTSSKL, translated from the exons ATGTGGCAGGTCAGTGCCCGCTGCGTGTGCCGGGCCAGCTCCCGCGCCTGCCAGAGGCGGCTgccctggcccggccccgcgcctgCAGCCCCACGGAGCCGCAGCCCCGCGTGGAGCCTCGGGACAGCCCCCGCCCACGGACTCTCCTCCATGGCCGCCTCCATCCGCCTGTCGCCCGCCGCCCGCAGCCTCTTCGATGAGCCGCTGGCCATCGCTGTGCAGGGGCTCGGCCCGCGGCAGCAGGTCACGCTGCGAACGTCCTTGCGGGACGAGACGGGACAGCTCTTCCAGGCCAGTGCCCGCTACCAGGCGGGGGACGACGGGGAGCTGGACCTCACCCGCTGTCCTGCGCTGCCGGGAGGCAGCTTCTCCGGCCTGGAGCccatggggctgctctgggctttgCAGCCCCAGAAGCCTTTCTGGCGGCTGGTGAAGCGGGACGTGCAGAGCCCCTTCCTCCTGCAACTGGAGGTGTTTGAAGGCCACGGGGAGCTCCCCGGGCGGCTCCTGGCCCAGGAACAGCACGAGCGGGTGTTCCTGCGGGACGGGGTGCGGAGAGTCCCGGTGCGACAGGGGAGGATCCGGGCGACGCTTTTCCTGCCTCCCG GAAATGGCCCCTTTCCAGGAATTATTGACTTGTATGGAACTGGAGGAGGACTCCCTGAATATAGGGCATGCCTGCTGGCCAACTATGGCTTTGCCGTGCTGGCTCTGGCATTCTACGGCTATGAAGATCTCCCCAAAGAGATGAAGGAATTCCACCTGGAATACTTTGAGGAAGCTGTAAACTATATGTTACAACACGCCCAG GTTAAAGGTCCAGGAATTGGTTTGCTTGGACACTCGAAGGGGGGTGACCTGtgcatctccatggcctccttCCTGAAGGGCATCGCAGCCACTGCCCTTATCAACGGCTCAGTGGCAAATGTGGGTGCAGTGCTCCGCTATAAGGACATCACCATTCCACCCCTTGGTGCCAATCTAAAACGCATCAAGGTCAGCAAGTCTGGGATTGCTGATATTATTGATGTATTGAACAACCCACTAGAAGGGCCTGACCAGCAAAGCTTTATCCCTTTGGAGAAGGCCGAGTGTTGCTTCTTGTTCATTGTTGGCCAGGATGATCACAACTGGAAAAGTGAATTCTTTGCAGTTGAGGGGAGCAAACGTTTGCAAGCtcatgggaaggaaaagcctgAGATACTCTGTTATCCTGGAGCAGGGCACTACATCGAACCTCCCTTTTTCCCGATGTGTGCAGCTTCAATGCACCTGCTATTTGGCAAGCCTGTGATATGGGGAGGGGAGCCCAAGGCACACTGCAAGGCACAGATAGATGCTTGGCAGCATATCCAAGCTTTCTTTCATAAACACCTCACAGGCAAGCCATCTGGAACATCTAGTAAGCTCTGA
- the LOC116445974 gene encoding putative acyl-coenzyme A thioesterase 6 has product MRLKYRFQDGEKQHRARGQSWVNTHRSDLYRIRSPKFTSAALAGSFLYSFWVKGPGVGLLGFSKGGEVSLAMAAFLKNIMAVVSLNGPVAATCIPLCYKDKTIPTLTLYVHKAKATNSKILDYSDVLDDPFQAPGNQSLIPLEKAEAQFLFIVGQDDRVVKSEYYATEVCKLLQAQGKENFQILSYPGTGHCIDPPFFPLYPIGSHPVFHKRAVLGGELRAYSKAQVHAWSQIQAFFKKYLIVK; this is encoded by the exons atgCGACTGAAATACCGGTTTCAAgatggagaaaaacagcacCGAGCCCGGGGTcagagctgggtgaacacgcatagatctgatctctatcgCATCAGATCTCCCAAGTTCACAAGTGCTGCTTTGGCTggttccttcttatacagtttttgg GTGAAGGGTCCAGGGGTTGGCCTGCTCGGTTTCTCCAAAGGGGGTGAAGTGTCCCTTGCCATGGCTGCCTTCCTGAAGAACATCATGGCTGTTGTTTCCCTCAATGGCCCTGTTGCTGCTACATGTATTCCTCTCTGTTACAAGGATAAAACAATCCCCACTTTGACCTTATATGTGCACAAAGCTAAGGCCACCAATTCCAAAATTCTTGATTATTCTGATGTCCTTGATGATCCCTTTCAAGCTCCTGGCAACCAAAGCCTGATCCCACTGGAGAAAGCTGAGGCACAGTTCCTATTCATTGTGGGACAAGATGACCGCGTAGTCAAAAGTGAGTATTATGCTACTGAAGTCTGCAAGCTTCTGCAGGCtcaagggaaggaaaattttCAGATTCTCTCCTACCCTGGAACAGGGCACTGCATAGaccctccctttttccctctgtacCCCATAGGAAGCCACCCTGTTTTTCACAAGCGGGCAGTCCTGGGTGGGGAGCTCAGGGCTTATTCTAAAGCTCAGGTTCATGCTTGGTCACAGATCCAGGCTTTTTTCAAAAAGTATTTAATTGTCAAATAA